The Quercus lobata isolate SW786 chromosome 4, ValleyOak3.0 Primary Assembly, whole genome shotgun sequence genome segment CGACAGCGACGAACGTAAAGCCCAGCCGTCGATCTTCTTAGGCGTCGATGAAGATGAGGGATGTTGGACTACACCGCCTTGCGCGGCGCGGATCCCGCCTCAGATGCCGTTGCGTTTTTCGAGTTCGTTAAGAAGAGCCTCCACGTGGAGGTCACGAAGGCCCAGCTGGTGGACAAGATGAAGAGGTTAAGGAAGAAGTACAACAACAATGCCGGACGAGGAAAGAAAGGCAAAGACCCAACCTTTTCGAAACCCCACGAACAAAAGACTTACGAGTTGTCGAAGAAGATTTGGGGCTCCGTTGAAGCTGCTACTGGGACTGAGAAAGCTAAAGACATCAACAATGGGAAAGCTAAAGCTAAGGACAACAAAAATGGGAAAGCTAAGGCTAAggacaacaacaataataagaaTCAGAAAGGTAACAGTTTGATTAGGAGTTTGAAGGAGGAATTGACGGAGTCGTCTCCGGTTTTGTACAAGTATGGTGAGAAGATGGAGATTGATGGGGAGTTTGGTTTTTTGGATCTCTGCTCTGAGGGAAGACTGAAGAGAAAGGGATAAAGACGGAAGAGAAggaataaagaaagagaagggaaaaagaagggattaaaaaattattatttaatatgtgtcagctttttttatcattaaaaacacacctaccaaacacatattttacattttttaaacactgaaaaatattgtttgaactatgataccaaacacatttttttgttttattcacaCTAAAAACACGTTGTTCAACAACActtttaaaccacaattttcacat includes the following:
- the LOC115988071 gene encoding probable transcription factor At1g11510; protein product: MLDYTALRGADPASDAVAFFEFVKKSLHVEVTKAQLVDKMKRLRKKYNNNAGRGKKGKDPTFSKPHEQKTYELSKKIWGSVEAATGTEKAKDINNGKAKAKDNKNGKAKAKDNNNNKNQKGNSLIRSLKEELTESSPVLYKYGEKMEIDGEFGFLDLCSEGRLKRKG